In Fusarium oxysporum f. sp. lycopersici 4287 chromosome 13, whole genome shotgun sequence, the DNA window TGCTTAAGATTCACAGCATGTATTATAAATCCTGTTCTGTGCCAACTATCAATAGTCTCTTGGATCTTACATAAACTACATAATTCCTGGGACAGATTGTCTATATCGTACAGTATTCTACAATGAGATATTGTTCCTTTGCCACTGCTCCATCGATCCACCAATGCTCAACGCTCTCAGACTCCATATCGAAACTCACGGAACTTCTTCTGGTAGTAATATGTCGCAAGTCCGCCCGCagcaccaagaagaagcggtACGGGAGCTCGGCCACCAGTCTTGATGATTCTAGGCACAGCTGAGCCGGTCAAGAGGACACTGTTGGCGAGAGCAAGCTCAGATCCGTAGTCCTTGTTGGTTTTGAGAAGGTAGCCTGCATCTTGTCAGCATTAGACTCCTCGtaaggaagaagagcgcTTACCAGCATAGGCGTATGAGACaccgagaccaagaccagcgaCGAGAGAAGGCGTAGAGCGAGTGCGGATGTAGCCAGCTGTACCGCCAGCGGCAACTGCAGATGAAGGATGGTCAATTGGGGTACAGATGACATGGTGAGGTCGTGGGGTGACTTACGAAGACCGGCGAGAGTGAATGAAGGGTGCTCAGCCATTTTTACGACGTCAATGGCGATCAATGATACACTGGAAACAAGCTTTTgggttgatgaggcttgtCGGCATCAGCGGCATTTGGTGGGCTGAGCTTCGAAACTGGCTGACAAATGGACACGATAAGCCCGGAAAAATGCGGTTCCGAATGTTATCTGGCGAACGCGGTCGCGTATCGATAATGCGTTATCACGACATCGTGGTTCTCTGAATGATGAAATAAAAGGTATCTCCTTAATATCCTCGCATCAACAGTATTTTAGTGAGATACATCATTCGCGATGCTCTCTTAATGCGTTTCGCACCCAGTCCAGACCCGCAGCCAACCCTTCCCCAGTCAAGGCACTCGTGGGCTGAACGCGCTGTAAATTACGCGTTAGCATCAGCTTTAAAGTGCGATGTAAGGCCGGTACTGACGCATTTCGATGATTTGTCAAGATATTGTTGTATATCGAGATATTCAGTCAATTCCGCGACGCTCATGGCTTTCTGTCTCATGTCAGTTCCCAAGATGACACATGTCAGGATGCTTCTCTCACTGGATCATCCTGCTTGTTAGCAAGCACCAAAAATGGCTGCTGTTCAAGCATTTCTTCCTTCAACAATCCGACCAATTCCGCTTTTGCTTCCTGTAGGGCATCCCTGTCTGTGCTGTCAATAACAAACACGACGCCTCGGAGCCTGGACATGAAACTTCTCCAACATGGCCTCCAGTGAGGGTGTCCAGCGTAATCGAAGAGTTTGAACTGTTGGCTGCCCTGGAACACAGGAGTGATCTCGACAGCTATTGATGTCAGTATGATGACTCCCACTCGTAGGAAAGGGAGACCCGCTTTCGACAGATGGCATCGCTGGCTCCTGGTTCCCGCTTAGTTTGTGCACAATCGTCGTTTTGCCCGCTGAGCGAAGACCAATGAACCCAATTGCAATTGGCTCTGGAGCCCATAGCTGAGAGACTGTAGCGCCCATGACAAGTTTTGTCACTGAGAAATGATGGTTCGTAATATACGTAAGGATTCGTTGTCAGAAGCATATCACAAAGCTGTGTTCGCTCAGTACTGAAGGGCCAGGTTGTCTTTCGAGGACGATATCACCAGGCATCAGCAGGCCCGCAAGTAAGCGGGAATCTAACTGCTCAGCCACTGTAACCACTTACTTCGTAGAGGAAGATGAGCATTATTACAGTGGGTCAATGTCATTGCAATATTCGGGGGTTGCTCTACGGGAATTTATTGAGTTTGTGTCCATTCAATCCTTGTAAAAATTGTCATCACAAAGAGTAATGAACAACTTGTCGTTAGCACTGTTTGATTCGCGTTCGTAAAAGCCGCCCTCTGCAGAAACCAAAGACAACTATGTAGTGACACTAACTCGAAATGTTTTCACCGATCCCACtgggagaaagaaagaggcGTGTAGAATGATACCACTTACAAAGGTTTGTGTCAGGGAACATCTGTATTTATTTGTGATTTACTCCTTGCCGGTATGGTATTAGCCGTATAGTAACAGGATAACAAATGCTGGACCAAGCAATCCCGCCTCATCTCACGGGTACATCCAAGCTTGGAGTTAGGGCACAGTACATGTAAGCCTCCGACCTCATCCATTATGCCCTGCGCGAGTCGTACTCTGTTCGCCTGAAGCCTCCTCCTATCCAGCGGACAGCACTGGCATGTTTCTATGATGCTTCTGTATGCACTCCAGACAGAAAAGGTGCCCGCAAGGCGTCATTACTGGAGTTACAAAAATGCCAATGCATATGGGACAGACGAGctgatccttgatctcgCCCGCGTATTCAAGGCTGCCAAAGTCCACGAGGTTGTTTACATCTTGTTGTGTTATACAGTGGCGTTTGGCTTCATGAGACACAAGACATTCTATAGGCCACGCGACAGCGACTGGTTGAGCTAAACTTGTCAGCTATGGGACGGCAGTGATTTGTTTTTGTGCTTTCTTACAAGTTGGTTCCCAGTGAACGGTTGTGTTGTCGCCGCCGCGGAATATATCGTGGATCAAAAGGTTGGTGTTTAGCTGACGGccttgctgttgctggacAGGCATATCCTAGCTGTGAATGCGCCGAAATGGGGAAATAACAATAGGCATCTGAAAATGCCATGTGATATGATAGGCATGTCAGAAATAAGAGAACGGGGAAAGAATTGAGTTTGGGTCATTTTAGATGCTCGAGGGATAGAGGCTGGGCAGGGTCACATGTGCCATTCCATGCTGGGAAATGATAATCAGGATTACGTGGGGATTTGGCAGGGACCGGATCGACCCGGGGCTACATCATTATGAGCGATGAATTACGGTCCATCAGGCATATAATGTCTTTTCAGACACTAGTTCTAGGTTTATATTCTTGGACATCGGCCAACTTCCAAGTCTTATAACACTCTTGATTAGGCATAGCATGGAAGCAGATACTGGCCGACTGTGAAAGCATGACAGTGCTGGCCGACCCTCCTGAGCAGCCGCGTTGTCTGTTACTCGACTTTTGTCTACTGTGCTTCACGGAGCTAGGTACATCCGACCTAGTCAAGCTAGTGCAAGAGTGCGCACTAACGTATGTTGGCGCTTAATTCCCGTAGTACGTCTAAAAAGCTTAACTCTGAGAACCTGTTGGTCCAATGGGCGGAATTAACAGAAATGGAGTAATTACATAAATATCCGCAGAGAAATTTTTATTGGCTGTCGTATGAGAGAGGGAGAAGGTGCCAAGCCAAACGTGTCTTAGGGTCAGGGCTTGGGCCTATAATATCCGCCGTCCTCCTTGGGGTGTTATCTCCGAGACGGGCGTAAACTGTACTCACCTGTACGGATGAGTATTGCATCTTCAGAATTAAATGATCCTTCTTACTCACATACAGCACTTACGTCTGCCTCTCCTTGTGGTATAAGAAGACACGAGACTCACTAGCGTCCGGCAGCTATGCTGACAGAAATTTAATACCTATGCCGACCTGCACAGGATTGTCTCCGCTGCCCCTGCCGGTCTTTTTGATACGATTTTTTGAACTCCGTTTCGATACCCTTAGGAGGGCGTGACCGTAGAGATTCGATCCAGGCTAACACTGTGCTCAGTGCACATCGCACCAACCATAAGATCCTGAGCAAATGGTATCACCCAAGGCAAACCAGCCACTGTGGAGCGGTACATCCATGTATTGTATTTGTACTGTACGGAGTATCCTCTCCCCATGGAGGTGACATCATAGAGGACGAGTTGGGTTTGTGGAGGTGCTGGACCCTGCTGATACCCCGAAATCCACCAGAGTACATAGATAAAAAACAGCTCGATCCCCGGATCTTTCATGCTTCATCAAGATCGCCATACCACAACGCCATGTATTCACTCACATCACCCTATCTTATTCCCTGTCCCGCTTCACCGGGTCAGCCGGTACAGTTGAGAGCTCGATGTCAACGTCGTCGCTGTCAGCAACAACGTCCCTCCCGCACAGAAGTcggctcatcatcaagatcacCCGTGACAAGATCAAAACACAAACAGGCACATATACAAGTAAGTGACACTTACCAAGACTATATACGTTTACTTACAAAACCAGCATGGCGTCCAATCATCTGAATGCGTTGGCCATCCGCTCGGCGATGTCAGTGTCTTCCAAACATCGGCTATAGCGTCTACATTATCCAACGAGACAGAATCTTCTCATAGTACATGTCACGCCGATGCGCCATGCCATCTACATGACGATCAAGAAACACTGCATCGTTCGCAACACACACGTTCGCAATACACAAGCACACAACAGGGGACTATCAGCAAGTGTCAAGATCTAGGAGTCTCACACAAGAGGAGCCGACGGAAGAGTTACCAGTCAAGACAATGTCACCAACACCGACAGGACATGTGGCGCTGGCAGGAGAATGCCCTACCGGCCAAAATGTCTTGCACATCCTGCCATACTAACACGACGCCACAATGGCGTCAGGGCCCGTCAGGACCTCGAACGCTATGCAATTTCTGTGGTCTAATATATGCGAAACGACAACAGAAACACCACGCCGGAGCGTCAAGTCACTGCTTTAGCTCCGACTAAAGCACGAATGTCCACAAGAAATTCGCTGTAAGAAATGCAGTGGTGTGATTGCGAGCTCTTGGGGACTGTGTTATGTATCTACTTTTACGATTATATGTCTGTTTAAGCAAGGGagcaaaagaaaaggaaaggaaaggagTTCCGGGTCTCTTTACGCATATGAGTTATCAAAAGGCAACAATAGCAATACATGTAATACACGAATAATTACTATAGCTTCTCAGTAACATGCCTCGGAATTAGGCACAAGATGATAAAAACTTCAAAATCTTGTGAATATGGAGACTTGGACAATGCGACAAACAGACAGCGAGGTCTCCATATTTCTCAAGGGTCTAGGGGTCCAAAAGGGTTCTAGGGTCCATGCGTCTCAGGGTCTCACGAAAGACACTAGCAAGGGAATGTGATCCACCTGGACCAACCAG includes these proteins:
- a CDS encoding hypothetical protein (At least one base has a quality score < 10), translating into MTLTHCNNAHLPLRTVEITPVFQGSQQFKLFDYAGHPHWRPCWRSFMSRLRGVVFVIDSTDRDALQEAKAELVGLLKEEMLEQQPFLVLANKQDDPKAMSVAELTEYLDIQQYLDKSSKCRVQPTSALTGEGLAAGLDWVRNALREHRE